In the Haloferax marinisediminis genome, TGCACCGAGGTATTTTATGTAAGACTCGTGGTTGATTTGACCAGTACACCCTTGACCGAAATAAGGTGACTCCACTCCCCTGAATTCACAGATATACTTGGGGTTCTCGGATTCTACACCCTTGGTCCACAGGGGTGTACTCTCACGCACTTTTCCCGCACGGGTGTACTCGAATAGGTCTCAAACAAGGGGCGTATTCGAATCTCTATTTCTCCCCCATGCTCGATAATTTGTGCATTCAATTCGCTCACTGACGGGCACGAGAGGCCTGCTACCCTGTGAACCCACTCTTCGGATGGCGTCCATCGAAGGTGGGAGTGACCTCGAAAGGCTCCTGGATTGCTCTTCTAACATCGCCGATTCCCCAGTACACCCCGACGTTGGTGGGGTGTATCCACTGATTTCGAATTTCGACATTGCCTAGTTTGGGTGACTCAATGGCTGTTCAAAGTGTTCATTTCCACAATTCCTCTTTCTGCGTTTTGATGCTCGTGAGCTCGTATTGGGGCAGATTTCGACATGAAACGACGGTTGTCTGTCTGGGATGGAGACGTTGGTTTTTGTCGGCCAATGGAGATTGACATCGTTTGACCATCGATTTACGGGGTACCTTGCGGGGAATTTCATGGGTGTAGAATGCCGCAAACACGGTATACTAATCTTCCAGGCGAAATCCCAAAAAATCAGAATTCACCCTCGTTTCTGATGTTTTATCCCGCTCCTCTCTTCTATCGAGCTGTGCTTCGCGAGTCTTTCAATCTCGATCTCGATTCTCTTCCTCGTCGTACTCTGTACAATCATGGGCGTTGCCGAGTACTGGCGCTAATCAATTTATTTCTACCGTGGAAAGCGTTGATAACCACGGCGTAGAATTGGAGTTCGAATCACCAACCATGCGTCTCTTTTGCGACGCCATATGGGAATGTCTGTGATATCATAGAAAGTCGACTATGATACACGGGATTTGACTCCTACTCGGAGATATACCCATTGATCGTATACGACGCCTTGGTATCCAGCGCCAGATACAATGTCAATTACGTGTCCCTGCAACATTTATCCTCTATAGTAGTTGACGGTATTCTTGACTGTAAATAAATCCGCAACCCGAGGCATGCAACACTGCTACCCTCCGAACTGTGGGGCCGATACCGAATCAAATTTTGTATTGCGATATACGATATACAGGCATTTGGCATCTTACTGGCCTAATCTTACTAATTGGCGTTGTGTATGGCGCACTCCTGCACAAGCTAACATATTAATTGACTGTAGAATTGTCGTTAACTAATCAGAACCCTACACTCAGAATTACCCAAACACACAGCGGGCGGGTTACTCTCCGCTGAATTCGTGTGAGTTACCCAGAGTGGCACTTCTCATTGGCGTCCATCGAACCAATCCCCACTCTCAAACAGCGTCTCGATTTGCTCGCATCACGTCGAATGCGACGGTTGTCGCGTACAGCTCTAATTATAATACGACCGCTATACACTATTCTCTGATTTCTCAGTACCACGCAGCGTCATCAGAGGCTTGTCCACCTGAACTGTGGAAAACAGTAGACGTTCAGAGCGGCACGACTTGTGGGGCACTGCGAGCCGGAGAGACCTACGAGGACTCGAATGCTTCGACGGCCGCAGACGCAACAGTGACGTCTTCTTCGGCACTCCCACCAGAGACGCCGATGCCGCCGACGACAGTTCCATCGACTTCGAGTGGAATCCCCCCGCCGAACGTGATGATTCGGCCGTCGTTCGTATTCCCGAGTCCATACAGAGACTCACCGGGCTGTGAGACTTCCCACACTGTCTCAGTGTCTAATTTGAGGGACACTGCGGTGTAGGCTTTGTCCTGTGCAATGTCGATACTGGCGAGGAGTGCATCGTCCATCCGATGGAATGCAACGAGGTTTGCAGCGTCGTCCATTACTGCGATACACATCGGTACGTCGATCTCCGCTGCTTTCTCTTCGGCAGCGTCTACGAGTTGTTTCGCGACTTCAAGTGTTACGTCAGTCATGTTGGGATACTGTGTCAAATACAATCCATAACGATTTAATGTTTTATGTGGCCTGCCAGAACACAGCGTCATCTGCAGATTGAAATTCGGTCGAGAAGTCAGTCGTTCGGGTGTGTCTCTGTGACCTCCTCGATTACGACCTCCAAGTCGTCATCGGGGGTCACGAAGTCTGCGACTTTGGTGGTAACCGCGAACTCTTCCGCCGGGACGAATAGCCCAAAGAGAGCGCCCAGGGAGTGGACCAAGACCACAATTGGGGTCAACACCAACAGCACGAGCCAGATGACAGGTTGCTCTCTGTAGAACGCCAAGCCCAGGATCGACCACAGGTAGACTAGCCCGAGCAGGAGGGAGGACAGCGCGAAATAAATCTTCGGGTAAAACACGATTTGCAGCGAGAGAAGAGGAATCCCGAGATACGTGAGGAGGGATATGGCCCAGAGCGTCGGGCCGAAGACTGAGATTGCCCACCCGATATCGCGGAAGTGATAGAGGACTCGGTAATCCAGCGGGAGCAACGAGGATTTCGAGCGCGTACCCGTCAACCACCGTCGTCGCTGTGTGACCATCGCCTCGATCGAGGGCGGGGCCTGGTTCTCGAAGAACACGTCGACGACCTCGAAGGTCGCACCCTCCACGAGGACTGCCCGCCAGGTGAAGACGGAATCCTCGACGATGGTGGCTTCGTCCCAAGTGACTCGGTCTTCGAGTGTCCGTCGGATGGCGATACCACCGCCCCACGCGTAGAACGGGACTTTCTGAAACTGGAACGCCTTCTGTTCGATGTTGAACCCGATGCGGTGGATCTCTGCTAGATAGGGAAGCAACCCTCCTGTCCGAACGGGACGCTCGCGAAACTGCACGATATCTGCGTTGGACGGGATTCCATCGAGTGTGGTGGCCTGAGTGTCCTCGTCGAGATACAGCACGTACTCCTTGGTAGTCGGATGGTGCAAGCGAGCGTATTCGACCGCTCGGCCTTTGTGACGAGCGTGACACGTGAACGACTCAGGCACGACGAGTACCTCCGCTCCGTCGATTTCAATGGGGACCTCCGCTACGACGAGGACGTCGGTCAACTCGGGCGGGAGCGCGTCGACTGTTTCCTGGACCACTGCCTGATTGTCGATGGTGAGGATGCGGGCTTGGACGTGGTCGAGTGGCCATATGACTTCGTCCTCCGTGCGAGGACGGGAACGCTGCCGGGAGCGATGCCAACAGTAGAGCGCAACCTCGTAGAGCCAGAAGCTGACAGGGAGGGTGTACAGGAGAACGAGTTGCCAGAGGACGAGCGTCATCACCATCTCGGGTGATTCGCGGACAAAAGCCCAGGCCTGTGCGACGAGTTCGAAGGTACGGGTCGCTTCTGGCGGAAGCGTGAGAACGCCGAGTTCGACGGCCAACGTGAACCCTGCCGCAAGCAATACCCCGCTTATACCGACCTGAGTGATTCGCTTCATTCTATCTCCCGAGACCTTCGACACCCACTGGAGCCCCCAATCGTCTCTACCGAAGGCAGGTGAGAACCTACCATATACTTATCTGTGAAATGATGATTCATCGCAGACAGATTGTCTTTCAAGTGAGACGTTCAGGCGTGAACGGTTACGAGAGATATTTCGAAAAGGGTCACAGTCGTTGAGTATTTAGCCTGAAACCGACGGCGACTGTGGAAGAAGTGTCGGCTTCACACACTGTCTAGAGGGCAAAATTCTCGCCCTCGAAAAAAGACAGATCAGAGGCCATCCGACCGGTCATATCCTCTCGAACTACTCTACAAAGAGCGCGAAGGGTTTTCGAAGTAACTCTCAACCCGATGCAACACGGAGAGACTCCGTATGTCGACGAACTCCAGTATTCGCCTCGTACGACACGCCACTCTTCTCGTGACAGTCGAGGATACCACACTGCTCGTTGATCCGATGTTCGCGTCTCCCGGCGACAACCCACCGATACAGGATACACCGAACCAACGCGACAACCCACTGGTTTCGATGCCAGACGTCGAACTGACGTACGATGCTGTCGTGGTCACGCACCGACACACTGACCATTTCGACGAGGCTGCGAAGGCGGCGCTCGACAGCGACGTCCCGTTGTTTTGTCAACCGGCAGATGAGGAAGCGTTCGTCGAAGACGGCTTCACGAATGTCCATCCAGTCGACGAGACAGCGGTATTCAACGGTATCACCATCCATCGAACACCTGGCCAGCACGGACATGGCGAACTCGCCGAGAAGATGGCACCCGTTTCGGGGTTCGTCCTCGAAACCGACGAGACACTCTACATTGCAGGTGACACCATCTGGTACGATGCAATCGAAGAGACACTCGACCGGTTCGACCCCGATACCGTCGTTCTCAACGCCGGCGAAGCACGATTCAACTACGGAGACCCGATAACGATGGGTGTGTCGGATGTCACTGCCGTTCGAGAGGCGACCGACGCCCAGATCCTCGCCGTTCACATGGAGGCCATCAATCACTGTCTGCTCACGCGCGACGAGTTACGAGCGAACACAGAGAACGTCCACATCCCAAAAGACGGCGAACTAGTTACGCTATAACGCGGCTGACGCACCGGCATAACTTCGTTCTCACGTCTGTGGTCCTCGGTGCTCCCCGAGACGAAGCACACCCAGCCAACACCGCTGAGTGGCTCGCCCCGATGAGGTTTTTCAGCCATCGCCCCATACTCTTCACTAATGTCTGAAATCGACGTCGACGACCTTCTCCCGAACGACCGCGTGAAACAATCGGTGTCTGCTGGAAACGTCACACAGCTCACTCGCGGCGCGTCGAACCGCTACGCTGACGAAGGTGATACGTTCGAACTCGACGGTGAGACGTTCGATATCGTCAGCGTTACCGAACGGACACTCGGTGACTTCACTGACGCCGACGCCCGCAGAGAAGGGTCGCCATCCCTCGAAGCCTACAAACAGCGGATGGAACGCGTCCATCCCGGTTCGTTCGAGTGGGACGACAGCGACGAGGTCGTCACCTACAGATTCGAGCGGCGATGACACTCGTGAGCGTGAGTGTGAACTTCGACAGCGAAGGACGAAGCGGGAGATAACGTGACTAACGAACCACTCCCCGCTGAATACCTCTCACCGCTCGCCACGCTCGTCGACGAGGTACTCGCACGCGTGGGGTACGAGGTGGCAACTGCCACCGAGGTCATCGACGACGCTGTCCCCGGTTACGGCGGCCTGTTCGACCCTGCGACTACGTCGACAGAGTTGCGGCAAGCACTCGAATCTCTCCTGGCATCAGAACTCTCTCGGCCACCCGTCCCCGAACCGACAGGCGATTCGTTTGTTCTCTACGTCGATGGGAGTTCGCGCGGCAATCCCGGCCCCGCGGGTGCAGGTGCTGTCATCATGGACGCCGAGGAAAACGAACTCGCTCGTCTCGGTCGTCCCGTCGGGTCTCGGAGTGGAAATAACATGGCAGAGTACGTCGCTCTCCAACTCGGCCTGTCGGAACTGCTGGCTCGCTACGAACCACGTGACGTAGAGGTTCGCATCGACTCGATGACGGTCATCCGTGACGTCTGGCAGGGCGACGACCCGACAGAGCTAGGCGTCGAGGCGTATAGCGAAGCTATCGAAATTGCATTGGCAACCATTCCGAACCACCGGTACACGCACCTGGCAGACAGTGACCCGAACCCCGCCGATGCACTGGCGACAGTCGGTGCCGACATCGCAGCGTTCGGCCCCTGATGATGTACTCGCGCAAGTAGGGACCTCAGAGTCTCTGTGCGATGTCGAGTGCTTCTTCCGTCGGAACCGGTTCGTCGAGATTGTGGAGCTCCTCGAGAAGGCGGTCTACACTGTTGTCTGTTGGATCGATACCGGCTCGGATTAATAATCGTCGGGCAGCACCGGCACCACTCTGGTGACCAAAGTATAGCGTGCGCGACCCACCGAACATCGATGGGTCGAACGGCTCGAACGTCGAAGGGTCGTCGAGCATCGCTGCAGTGTGAAGGCCAGACTCGTGAGAGAACACGTCCTCACCAAGAATCGATTTCTCTCCCGGAACGGATTCGTCGAGTGAATCCAAGACATCGTTCGCTCGAGGGATGAGAGTTGACTGGTCGATAGCGGGTGGGCTCACAGCATCGCTCGTCGCGATCGAGACAACGAACTCTTCGAGAGGGACGTTCCCCGCCCGCTCACCGATACCAGCTACTGAGACGTCTACCTTCTGAACTCCCTGTGTCACTGCTGTGAGCGCGTTCGCGGTAGCGACACCGAGGTCGTCGTGGAAATGGACGCCCAGTTGGGAAGGGTCAGTCGTGAGTTCGTCAAGGTATGAAGAGACCTCGAACGGTGTTTTGGCGCCAACGGTATCTGCAATCGTGAGGTACTCCGCAGTTATCGAATTAAACAAGCGGTCGAGGACGCCCGGGTCGGTCCTGAACCCATCCATGGCTGTGAAGTGGACTTCGAGTCCAGTCTCACGGGCGGTGTCTACTGTTTCACCGACGAGCGACCGAAGTTCATCCTCGTCTTTGCCCAGCAGTTCTGTTCGTTGCCGTTCGCTCGTCGGTGCGAAGACATCGATGACGTCGACACCTGCGTCGACAGCAGCATCGATATCTCGTGGTACAGCACGAGCGATGCCCGTAAGTTTCGTATCCACCGCAACGGCATTGCAGACATCGTCTGTCTGTGGTCCCGCAATCGGGAATCCCACTTGAACGTACTCTACGCCGAGTCTGTCGAGAGCACGGACAGCTTCGGCCTTCTGCTCGGTGGCGTACGAGCACCCAGGTCGCTGTTCTCCCTCACGGCACGTCACATCGAGTAAGACCGGGCGATTCTCAGCCATTCACACCCCACCTTCGCGCCGAAGGTTGTCGATATCAGACTCGTCGTAGCCAATCGACGAGAGGATTGCCTCCGTGTGTTCACCAAGTTTTGGTGGGCCGCTCGATTTGAGACGGTCGAACCCGCTCGAAACGACCGGGAAACGGGGAACGTTGACCGAACGGGTTGTCCCTTCTGCCGTACTGACTTCGGTGAAGAAGTCTGTCGCCTGGAGGTGTGGGTCATCCACCACTTCGTCCATCGAATTGACCTTCGCGACGGGGACACCTGCTTCTCGGAGCGATGCAACGAGGTCGGCGGACGTGTACGACCGACACTCTGCTTTCAGGATGTCCATGAGTTCGTCGAGGTTTTCTCGTCTATCGACGAG is a window encoding:
- a CDS encoding ribonuclease HI family protein; the encoded protein is MTNEPLPAEYLSPLATLVDEVLARVGYEVATATEVIDDAVPGYGGLFDPATTSTELRQALESLLASELSRPPVPEPTGDSFVLYVDGSSRGNPGPAGAGAVIMDAEENELARLGRPVGSRSGNNMAEYVALQLGLSELLARYEPRDVEVRIDSMTVIRDVWQGDDPTELGVEAYSEAIEIALATIPNHRYTHLADSDPNPADALATVGADIAAFGP
- a CDS encoding glycosyltransferase, which translates into the protein MKRITQVGISGVLLAAGFTLAVELGVLTLPPEATRTFELVAQAWAFVRESPEMVMTLVLWQLVLLYTLPVSFWLYEVALYCWHRSRQRSRPRTEDEVIWPLDHVQARILTIDNQAVVQETVDALPPELTDVLVVAEVPIEIDGAEVLVVPESFTCHARHKGRAVEYARLHHPTTKEYVLYLDEDTQATTLDGIPSNADIVQFRERPVRTGGLLPYLAEIHRIGFNIEQKAFQFQKVPFYAWGGGIAIRRTLEDRVTWDEATIVEDSVFTWRAVLVEGATFEVVDVFFENQAPPSIEAMVTQRRRWLTGTRSKSSLLPLDYRVLYHFRDIGWAISVFGPTLWAISLLTYLGIPLLSLQIVFYPKIYFALSSLLLGLVYLWSILGLAFYREQPVIWLVLLVLTPIVVLVHSLGALFGLFVPAEEFAVTTKVADFVTPDDDLEVVIEEVTETHPND
- a CDS encoding GlcG/HbpS family heme-binding protein, whose translation is MTDVTLEVAKQLVDAAEEKAAEIDVPMCIAVMDDAANLVAFHRMDDALLASIDIAQDKAYTAVSLKLDTETVWEVSQPGESLYGLGNTNDGRIITFGGGIPLEVDGTVVGGIGVSGGSAEEDVTVASAAVEAFESS
- a CDS encoding MBL fold metallo-hydrolase — its product is MSTNSSIRLVRHATLLVTVEDTTLLVDPMFASPGDNPPIQDTPNQRDNPLVSMPDVELTYDAVVVTHRHTDHFDEAAKAALDSDVPLFCQPADEEAFVEDGFTNVHPVDETAVFNGITIHRTPGQHGHGELAEKMAPVSGFVLETDETLYIAGDTIWYDAIEETLDRFDPDTVVLNAGEARFNYGDPITMGVSDVTAVREATDAQILAVHMEAINHCLLTRDELRANTENVHIPKDGELVTL
- a CDS encoding LeuA family protein, with product MAENRPVLLDVTCREGEQRPGCSYATEQKAEAVRALDRLGVEYVQVGFPIAGPQTDDVCNAVAVDTKLTGIARAVPRDIDAAVDAGVDVIDVFAPTSERQRTELLGKDEDELRSLVGETVDTARETGLEVHFTAMDGFRTDPGVLDRLFNSITAEYLTIADTVGAKTPFEVSSYLDELTTDPSQLGVHFHDDLGVATANALTAVTQGVQKVDVSVAGIGERAGNVPLEEFVVSIATSDAVSPPAIDQSTLIPRANDVLDSLDESVPGEKSILGEDVFSHESGLHTAAMLDDPSTFEPFDPSMFGGSRTLYFGHQSGAGAARRLLIRAGIDPTDNSVDRLLEELHNLDEPVPTEEALDIAQRL
- a CDS encoding ASCH domain-containing protein; translation: MSEIDVDDLLPNDRVKQSVSAGNVTQLTRGASNRYADEGDTFELDGETFDIVSVTERTLGDFTDADARREGSPSLEAYKQRMERVHPGSFEWDDSDEVVTYRFERR